The Vulgatibacter sp. region TGAGCTGCGCCTCGGAGAGACCGTCCACCTTGCCGAGCAGGTAGCTGAAGTCCTTCGCCTCGTACTTGGCCATCTTCATCCTCCAGCAGGGGCGTACACGACTGCCCCGGAAGTTGCGAAAGGGCTGTAGCTAAGCGGCGCCCCTGCCATGCGTCAAGGCGACTTTCGGCGCGATGTCGGGTTCCCTATCTCAGGGCCAGCGGTAGCGCAGGCGCTCGACGGGCGTGCCAGCGACGAGATGGCTCTCGACGATCTCCTGCACGTCCTCCGGCTTGACCGGCGCGTACCAGAAACCCTCGGGGTAGACGACCATCGTCGGCCCGTCGAAGCAGGGCCCCAGGCAACCGGTGGGAGTCACCGCCACCTCGTCCCAGAGCTCGGGCCTCTCACCGAGGGCTTCCATGAGCTGGTTGAGCAGGTCCTCGCTCCCGCGGTTCCCGCAGGAGGGCTTGCCTCCCTCCGGCCGGCGGGTCTGGCAAACGAAGAAGTGACGCTTGAACTTGCTCTGCACGGCGGGTCCTCCTGGCGCAGCGGATGCGCAGGGCTAACTGCCCCCGGAACCCTCGTCAAGCATCGACATCGGGCTCGCAGAGTGTGTTAGAAGGCCCGCCCGAGAGGAGAACCGACCATGGCGCACAAGGTGACCTATATCCCCGGCGACGGGATCGGACCCGAGGTGGTGGAGGCGGCGATCGAGGTCGTCGACGCCACGGGGGTGAAGATCGAGTGGGAGCGCGGCGACGCCGGCGCCGAGGTCGAGGTCCGCGAGGGCTCGAACCTTCCCACCTCCACCCTCGAGCAGATCATCAAGAACGACGCGGCGCTCAAGGGCCCCACTGCCACCGCGGTGGGCAAGGGCTCGAAGAGCGCGAACGTCACCCTGCGCAAGTCGCTCGATCTCTATGCCAACCTGCGGCCGGTCCGGAACCTGCCCGGTGTGAAGACCCGCTACGACAACGTCGATCTCGTGGTCGTCCGCGAGAACACCGAGGACCTCTACACGGGCCTCGAGCACATCGTGGTCCCCGGCGTCGTCGAGGCGATCAAGATCATCACCGAGAAGGCCTCCACGCGGATCGCCCGCTTCGCCTTCGATTATGCGCGCAAGCACAAGCGCCGCATGGTCACGTCGGTGCACAAGGCGAACATCATGAAGCTCTCCGACGGCCTCTTCATCGAGTGCTGTCGGAAGGTGGCGCGGAGCTACCCGGAAATCGAGTACAACGAGCTGATCATCGACAACTGCTGCATGCAGCTCGTCCGTGATCCCACCCGCTACGACGTGCTGGTGCTGCCGAACCTCTACGGCGACATCGTGAGCGATCTCTGCGCGGGCCTGGTCGGCGGCCTCGGTGTGGTCCCGGGCGCCAACATCGGCGACACCAACGCCGTCTTCGAGGCGGTCCACGGCACGGCGCCCGACATCGCCGGCAGGGGCGTCGCCAACCCCACCGCGCTCCTCCTCTCGGCGGAGATGATGCTCAACCACCTCGGTGAGGACGCAGCGGCGCAGCGGCTCCGCGGCGCCATCGAGCGGGTGATGACCGAGGGCAAGTCGCTCACGCCGGACCTCGGCGGCTCGGCGAAGACGAAGGAATTCGTCGCGGCGCTCAAGGGCGCGATGCAGTAGGCGCGCGTTGCGGGCGCGAGGATGGAAGGCGGGCTGGCCCATGCGTGGGTCGCCCGCCTTCTTGCATTTCGAGGCCCGCAGAGGTGGCCCCTCGGGGCCGCTCGGCGCTCGTGTCGCCTTGCGGGGGGATCGCGCGGCCTCTATACCTCGGCCGATGCGCAACCTCCTCCTCCACGACATCCACGAAAAGGCGGGCGCCAGGCTGGGCGCCCGTGCCGGCGCCGAGCTCGTCCTCGGCTACGGGCCCATCGAATCGGAGTGGCGCGCGCTGCAGAGCGCTGCGGTCCTCGTCGACCGCTCCCACCGCGCGCTGCTCGCGGTGCAGGGCCCCGAGGCGCGGCTCTACCTCCACGGCATGGTGACCAACGAGGTGAAGGCGCTGCGGGCGGGGCAGGGCAACCGCGCCGCCGTGATCAATGCGCGGGGCAAGATGCTCGGCGAGGGAACCATCATCGCCAGGGAGAACGACGAGCTCCTCGTCGATCTCGATCCCGAGGCGCACGAGCCGGTGGCGCTGCATCTCGATCAGTTTCTGGTCTCCGAGGATTGCACGCTCCACGATCTCACCGGCGTGCTGGCTGCGTTCGGTGTCTACGGGCCGCGGGCCGGCGAGGTGATCGAGGCGGTGATGGGCGGGACGCCGCCAGAGCTGCCGCTCCACCACCATGTCGACGGGGCCTTCCTCGGCGGACCGGCGATGCTCCTCGCCGCAGCGCCTGCAGGTGTTGCCGGCTGGGAGCTCTGGGTGCCCGCAGCCAACGCGCAGGCAGCGTGGGAGCAGCTCCTCGCAGCGTTGGAAGAGGCGGGTGGGGTGCCAGCAGGCGACGAGGTCCTCGAGGCGGCGCGGGTGCACAACGTCGTGCCCCGCTACGGCGCCGACATGGACGAGAACACCATTCCCCTCGAGGCCAACCGCGAGGAGGCGATCAGCTACACCAAGGGCTGCTACGTCGGGCAGGAGGTGATCGCCAAGGCCACCTACCGGGGCCAGGTGCGGCGCAAGCTGGCGCGCCTCGTGGTGCCCGCCGGGACGAAGCCCGGCGCCTCGCTGGTCGAGGGGGAGAAGGTGGTGGGCACGCTGACCAGCGTGCTCGATCCCGATCCCGCCGGTGGTCCACCCCGCGCGCTGGGGTACGTGCGAAGGGACCGGTTGCAGCTCGGCGCGCGCCTCGCCCTCGAGGGCGGCGGTGCGGCCGAGCTCGACTGGGTCCCGCCGGTGAAGGAGGAATGAGCGTGGCCCCGAAGGTTCTGCTCGCGTGTACCGATCTCTTCTTCTCCTCGCGCATCGTCGAGACGGCGCGCCACACCGGCGCCACCGTGGTGCAGGTCCGCGAAGGGGTGGCCGAGGCCGCCCTTGCCGAGAAGCCCGACCTCGTCCTCGTCGATCTCCACGCGGCGGTGCTCGATCCGGTGGAGAGCATCCGGGCGATCCGCGCCGCCGATCCCGGCGTGCGGATCGTCGGTTTCGTTCGCCACGAGGAGGCGGATCGCATCCGCGCCGCGCGGGAGGCAGGCGCCTCCGAGGTGCACGCCCGCGGGGCGTTCAGCGCGCGCTTGCCACAGCTGCTCGCGGAACGCTAGCCCCCCGGCGAGGAGAAGCGCTGCAGGAGGGCGGCAGCCCCGATGGAGCGGGTGGGGGCTGACGCCGGACGAAGTCGGCCTATACGATGGGCGTCATGCGAACTCTCCTGCTGGCTGCATCCCTCCTCCTGGCGACGCCCGCGGTTGCGGCCGAGGCGAAGCCCATCGTCGAAGACTCCACCGGCGTGAAATTCGACGCCGTCACCACCGTGGAAGGCACGCAATACCGCTGCCTCGGCGCCGGCGTGCGCAAGGTCTTTCTGTTCAAGGCCTACGCGGTCACCTACTGCCTCGAGGAAGGCAAGGTGGACGACGCGATCGTCGGCTATCTGCAGAAGAACCATCCGGACAAGAAGGGGGAGGCGCTCGAGGAAGCCCTCGCCACCGACCAGCGCTTTTTCAACCGGCTCGCCAACGCCCCCGGCGACAAGCTGGTGGTGATGCGGCTGGTGCGCGACATCTCCAAGGACAAGATCGCCGGTGCGTTCCGCGATTCGCTCGGTGACGTGCTTCCCAAGGAAAAGGTCGAAAAGCTCATCGACACCATCCCGGGCGATGGCAAGGACGGGCAGAGAATCCTGCTCCACTCGCACGGAGACAAATTGGTGATCGACATCGCCGGCAACGCCAGGACCATCGAGGATCAGGAGATCGCCTCGAAGCTCTGGCGGGTGTGGCTCGGCCCCGAGAGTCCCACGCCGACGCTCAAAGAATCGATCGCTTCGCAGGTGGCGATGCGCGTCAATCCCTGAGCCCGGCGGCGACCCGCTGCCGAAAACGAAACCGCCGGCTGCACCCTGGGGTGCGCCGGCGGTTCGTCTTTGCGCCGATTGCTTCGGCGTGCTCACTCGCTCCGTGCGGCTGCTTCCTTCGGCGGACGGCCGCGGGCAGGGCGGGGCGGGGGCGTGAAGCCCTTCGGGGCGGGAAGCGGCCAATCGTATTTGCGGGCGGCCTGGTAGTGCGCCGCGCAATAGCCCTGCGAGCGGTACGGCCGCTTGCAGCCGGCGACCTCGCAGACCTTGGAGCCCTCGGCTGCTGCTGCGCCGCCGCGGGCCTTGCGGCCTGCCTGGACCCTGCGCCCCGGGGGACGGCCGGCGCGGCGCGTGCCGATCGCGGGCGGAGCCGCTGCGGTGCCGAGCGCCGCAGCGAGCTCTTCCTGGATGATCCGGCGGATCGAGCCGCGGAGCGCCTCTTCCATCGTCTCGTCGATCGCGGCGCGGATGCGCTTGTCCAGTGCCTGCGCCAGCGGGTTGCTGCTCGAAATGCGGGGCATCGAGGTCCTCTTCTCTCTCGCGCCGTGGGATGGGGCGGTTGCACACCTGTTTCGACAGGTGGTGTGTCTCGAATGCTAGCTACCGGCCTCAAATTATACAAGGAGTAAGCGAATGCAACAGCGGGACACCGATGCGACTCGGTGCGAATTCGCTGCAAGTCTCTGTACTTTCTTGCTCTTTGGCGAGCGGTGGTTTGTTTGCGACAAGACTTCCACCGGAACGTTGTCGGCCGGTTGCGACGACGTCATTCGTGATCGCGTTCCTCGACGCCGGACGGAAGTGATCCGGCGGCGCGATTCGTGGCGTGCTGGTACGCGGCTGGCGTTTGCTGTATGGAAGGCCCATCCCAGTCGATCGATCCGCAGCGGTGCCCCGACTCTCTCCCGGGGGCGCCGTGCCGGAGCCAGGAGCCGCTGCTCGCAGGTCCCGAGCCTGCGAGCGGCGCCTTTTTCGACAGCCGGCAGGCTGGCGAAGCCTCGTGGGACGGGGCGCACCTGCGCGCACCCGTACCCACTGGCCGCCAATTTCCTACCGCCGCGGGGCCCCATCCTGCCAACTTCCGTCCACCCGGTCCGGGGCTGGTGGATTTTCTACTTAAGGGTAGAACCCTTGGGATTCGGCGCGTTTCGGGCGACGGTGTGGCGGACGTGGGGCCGGATGGGCTGCCACGGGTCGGGGCAAGGTCTTGACAGTGCCATGACGTTGCTGGTCCGATTCACCATCCCCCGGGTAACAGGTGTGCCTGCGAAGCTTCTGACCGGAGAAGAGCATGATGCGTACGCGGAACAGTCGGCTGTCGTTGGCGGTGCTTTTGGCAACCGCGATGATGGCCGGAGCCTGCTCGTGTGGCGGTGAGGGCGCCAGCGCCCGTATCGCCGAGCTGACTTTGCCTAAAGATTTCCAGGTGATCGAGAAGGACGGGATGACCGTCTACGTGATCCCCTTCGACGCGGTCGCCGTCAATGATCGCGGCGAAAGGACCGTGGAACTGAGGAACGACGGTTCTGCAGCGATGACGGTCCAGCGGCCTTTGCTGGATTCGCCCTTCGGCTCGGACATCAGCGCCAACGGCGTCGAGCTCGCGCCTGGCGCCGTCGCACCGATCACCCTCTTCTTCTCGCCGACGGAGGCGGGCGATTTCGAGAAGGTCGCCGAGCTGCCCTACAGCGGTGGCAGCGGCAAGGCGAAGATCGGCTTCCAGCTGACCGGCAGGGGTGTGGTCCCCAGCTTCAGCTGCGTCCCCGAAGAGGTCGATTTCGGCAAGGTCGAAATCGGTGAGATCGCCAAGGGCGAGGTCACCTGCACCAACAACACCGAGCTGGAGA contains the following coding sequences:
- a CDS encoding (2Fe-2S) ferredoxin domain-containing protein; this encodes MQSKFKRHFFVCQTRRPEGGKPSCGNRGSEDLLNQLMEALGERPELWDEVAVTPTGCLGPCFDGPTMVVYPEGFWYAPVKPEDVQEIVESHLVAGTPVERLRYRWP
- a CDS encoding isocitrate dehydrogenase (NAD(+)); translated protein: MAHKVTYIPGDGIGPEVVEAAIEVVDATGVKIEWERGDAGAEVEVREGSNLPTSTLEQIIKNDAALKGPTATAVGKGSKSANVTLRKSLDLYANLRPVRNLPGVKTRYDNVDLVVVRENTEDLYTGLEHIVVPGVVEAIKIITEKASTRIARFAFDYARKHKRRMVTSVHKANIMKLSDGLFIECCRKVARSYPEIEYNELIIDNCCMQLVRDPTRYDVLVLPNLYGDIVSDLCAGLVGGLGVVPGANIGDTNAVFEAVHGTAPDIAGRGVANPTALLLSAEMMLNHLGEDAAAQRLRGAIERVMTEGKSLTPDLGGSAKTKEFVAALKGAMQ
- a CDS encoding YgfZ/GcvT domain-containing protein translates to MRNLLLHDIHEKAGARLGARAGAELVLGYGPIESEWRALQSAAVLVDRSHRALLAVQGPEARLYLHGMVTNEVKALRAGQGNRAAVINARGKMLGEGTIIARENDELLVDLDPEAHEPVALHLDQFLVSEDCTLHDLTGVLAAFGVYGPRAGEVIEAVMGGTPPELPLHHHVDGAFLGGPAMLLAAAPAGVAGWELWVPAANAQAAWEQLLAALEEAGGVPAGDEVLEAARVHNVVPRYGADMDENTIPLEANREEAISYTKGCYVGQEVIAKATYRGQVRRKLARLVVPAGTKPGASLVEGEKVVGTLTSVLDPDPAGGPPRALGYVRRDRLQLGARLALEGGGAAELDWVPPVKEE